From a region of the Streptomyces sp. B21-083 genome:
- a CDS encoding tetratricopeptide repeat protein, translating into MAQAPRPSMRQLIQQRGRAGFVGRSAERAAFRANFELPPDDERHHFRFHVHGNAGVGKTFLVRELEQQAKERGALTAYVDEGAGSVPEALAVMCRQFAAQGRRFKELERLLAAHRERRHEAESAVASLEPQPESPSAGSLTAARIGLVGAGLIPVVGPFAGALDADRIAQGADRVRAGIAARLRNQDDVQLVLAPERVLTPVLLAELDDICAAVPWIVLFLDTYERTGPFLDGWLHDIMTTDRYGDLSFPANLVLVTAGQRRFDTGRWGGFADFVTEVPLGPFTEAEARGLLADRGVTDEPVVEEVLRLTGGLPVLVSTLAAARPADPDDIGDPSATAVERFLKWESDPLRRAAALACALPRRLDADIFRAALPAPAQARSEAELDVLFGWLRALPFVSDRGDRVQYHDVVRAPMLRLQRRRSPRRWAEQHTWLADTFAGWRAEAEVPLHADELWATEEWRELRFAESYHLLCASPRTALPLVLRDVVDACDHGEVVARRLARVLVDAGDDNEASAVRSWGHDLLEALTDEGDGGDGGGESGAGGVLGVLALLLGRAGLDARGQAVARMLRGRELRLSGEYERALGEYEQALALDPELERAYYGRGVTRAEQRDYAAAITDLDRADELAPDTARVLFARGDYHRVLGHHEEAIRDLDRAVVLGPDLAGAWASRGVTRHGTGDIEQALADLDRALEVDPEHLWALVRRARVHRSRGEQTAQFADLDRAVALGPEVAWVVCQRGDALRVAGRDAEALADYDRALELAPAYASGYASRGASRGRLGRHEEALADLDKALELNPSYLWALVQRSVVHRRIDGYEASYEDADRALELEPESALALWNRGEALRCLGRFEEARVDLDRVLSLFPGSVRAVGCRGAVLHELRLYGAALADLDRAVALDPDGAWQLMRRIMTLLAVGRPEDARTDLRRYLVIGDDLAWAHHTLARLHLLDGRPEDAAAALAEAARLGLVEPAGLEELARTQRKAGEWRAARETADRMRALREVGGVFCLALAVAGERGRDAARPVWREADRLASGWEPTEGASGFPHAVIAAGLGDWAGLDEHLAVLLTGPREWVDVAWLADLMGELARAPGGSPEEAERLAVRLARVREARETISGRYAR; encoded by the coding sequence ATGGCTCAGGCCCCGCGGCCGTCGATGCGGCAGCTGATCCAGCAGCGCGGACGCGCCGGGTTCGTCGGCCGGAGTGCCGAACGGGCGGCGTTCCGGGCCAACTTCGAGCTGCCGCCGGACGACGAACGCCACCACTTCCGCTTCCATGTGCACGGCAACGCCGGGGTCGGAAAGACCTTCCTGGTGAGGGAGTTGGAGCAGCAGGCCAAGGAACGCGGCGCGCTCACCGCGTACGTCGACGAGGGCGCCGGCAGCGTCCCGGAGGCGTTGGCGGTGATGTGCCGTCAGTTCGCCGCCCAGGGACGGCGGTTCAAGGAACTGGAGCGGCTCCTCGCGGCCCATCGTGAGCGGCGGCACGAGGCCGAGTCCGCCGTCGCGAGCCTCGAACCGCAGCCCGAAAGTCCCTCGGCCGGCAGTCTGACGGCCGCCCGGATCGGGCTCGTCGGCGCCGGACTCATCCCCGTCGTCGGACCGTTCGCCGGGGCACTCGACGCCGACCGGATCGCCCAGGGCGCCGACCGGGTACGGGCCGGGATCGCCGCCCGGCTGCGCAACCAGGACGACGTACAGCTCGTCCTCGCGCCCGAGCGCGTCCTCACGCCGGTGCTGCTCGCCGAGCTGGACGACATCTGCGCGGCCGTGCCCTGGATCGTCCTGTTCCTCGACACGTACGAGCGCACCGGCCCGTTCCTCGACGGCTGGCTGCACGACATCATGACCACCGACCGCTACGGCGACCTCTCCTTCCCCGCCAACCTCGTCCTCGTCACCGCAGGTCAGCGGCGATTCGACACGGGACGCTGGGGAGGCTTCGCCGACTTCGTCACCGAGGTGCCCCTCGGGCCGTTCACGGAGGCCGAGGCGCGCGGACTGCTCGCCGACAGGGGCGTGACGGACGAGCCGGTCGTCGAGGAGGTGCTGCGGCTCACCGGCGGACTGCCGGTGCTGGTGTCGACCCTCGCCGCGGCCCGCCCCGCCGACCCGGACGACATCGGCGACCCGAGCGCGACCGCCGTCGAACGGTTCCTGAAGTGGGAGTCCGACCCCCTGCGCCGGGCCGCCGCCCTCGCGTGCGCGCTGCCCCGGCGCCTGGACGCGGACATCTTCCGGGCCGCGCTCCCCGCCCCGGCGCAGGCGCGGAGCGAGGCCGAACTCGACGTGCTGTTCGGGTGGTTGAGGGCCCTGCCGTTCGTGAGCGACCGGGGTGACCGGGTCCAGTACCACGACGTCGTACGAGCACCCATGCTCCGTCTCCAGCGCCGCCGCTCCCCGCGCCGCTGGGCCGAGCAGCACACCTGGCTGGCGGACACCTTCGCCGGCTGGCGCGCCGAAGCCGAAGTGCCTCTCCACGCAGACGAGTTGTGGGCGACGGAGGAGTGGCGGGAGCTGCGGTTCGCGGAGTCGTACCACCTGCTGTGCGCGTCCCCCCGTACGGCGCTGCCCCTCGTCCTGCGGGACGTCGTCGACGCCTGCGACCACGGGGAGGTGGTCGCCCGGCGCCTGGCGCGGGTGCTGGTGGATGCCGGGGACGACAACGAGGCGTCGGCGGTACGGAGTTGGGGACACGACCTCCTCGAAGCGCTCACGGACGAAGGCGACGGCGGAGACGGCGGAGGGGAGAGCGGGGCCGGCGGGGTGCTCGGCGTGCTCGCGCTGCTGCTGGGCCGGGCCGGGCTCGACGCGCGGGGGCAGGCCGTCGCACGCATGCTGCGCGGCCGCGAACTGCGGCTGAGCGGGGAGTACGAGAGGGCACTCGGCGAGTACGAACAGGCCCTCGCCCTCGATCCCGAACTGGAGCGCGCCTACTACGGCCGGGGCGTCACCCGCGCCGAACAGCGTGACTACGCCGCCGCCATCACCGACCTCGACCGCGCCGACGAACTCGCCCCCGACACCGCCCGTGTCCTGTTCGCACGCGGCGACTACCACCGTGTCCTCGGCCACCACGAGGAGGCGATCCGTGACCTGGACCGGGCCGTCGTCCTCGGCCCCGACCTGGCCGGCGCCTGGGCCTCCCGCGGCGTCACCCGGCACGGCACCGGCGACATCGAGCAGGCCCTCGCCGACCTCGACCGAGCTCTGGAAGTGGACCCCGAGCATCTGTGGGCGCTGGTCCGGCGGGCCCGGGTGCACCGCTCGCGCGGGGAGCAGACCGCTCAGTTCGCCGACCTGGACCGGGCGGTGGCGCTCGGCCCCGAGGTGGCCTGGGTCGTGTGCCAGCGCGGCGACGCGCTGCGGGTCGCCGGCCGCGACGCCGAGGCCCTCGCCGACTACGACCGGGCCCTCGAACTCGCCCCGGCCTACGCGTCGGGATACGCCAGCCGGGGAGCCTCGCGCGGCCGGCTCGGTCGCCACGAGGAGGCGTTGGCCGACCTGGACAAGGCGCTGGAACTGAATCCGTCGTACCTCTGGGCGCTGGTGCAGCGCTCGGTGGTGCACCGGCGGATCGACGGATACGAGGCGTCGTACGAAGACGCCGACCGGGCGCTCGAGTTGGAGCCGGAGAGCGCCTTGGCGCTGTGGAACCGGGGCGAGGCGCTGCGCTGTCTGGGCCGGTTCGAAGAGGCGCGCGTCGACCTGGACCGGGTTCTGTCACTGTTCCCGGGCAGTGTGCGGGCGGTCGGCTGCCGTGGCGCCGTACTGCACGAACTGCGGCTGTACGGAGCGGCGTTGGCGGATCTGGACCGGGCGGTCGCGCTCGACCCGGACGGGGCCTGGCAGCTGATGCGGCGGATCATGACCCTGCTGGCGGTGGGCCGCCCCGAGGACGCACGTACCGATCTGCGCCGCTATCTCGTGATCGGCGACGACCTGGCCTGGGCGCACCACACCCTCGCGCGGCTCCACCTCCTGGACGGTCGCCCCGAGGACGCGGCGGCGGCGCTCGCGGAGGCCGCGCGGCTCGGGCTCGTGGAGCCGGCCGGCCTTGAGGAGCTGGCCCGCACCCAGCGCAAGGCGGGGGAGTGGCGGGCCGCCCGGGAGACGGCGGACCGGATGCGCGCCCTGCGCGAGGTCGGCGGCGTCTTCTGCCTCGCCCTCGCGGTCGCCGGGGAGCGGGGCCGGGACGCCGCGCGCCCGGTGTGGCGTGAGGCGGACCGGCTGGCCTCCGGCTGGGAGCCGACCGAGGGCGCCTCCGGCTTTCCGCACGCGGTGATCGCGGCGGGTCTCGGCGACTGGGCGGGACTGGACGAGCATCTCGCCGTCCTGCTCACGGGACCGCGGGAGTGGGTGGACGTGGCGTGGCTGGCCGACCTGATGGGCGAGCTGGCGCGGGCGCCGGGCGGTTCGCCGGAGGAGGCTGAGCGGCTCGCCGTACGGCTGGCGCGGGTGCGGGAGGCGCGGGAGACGATCAGCGGGCGGTACGCGCGCTGA
- a CDS encoding DUF2165 domain-containing protein, with amino-acid sequence MTTTGTPHSTRTTPPTHTALTLAATVLTATVALYIALVALGNITDFGSNQQFVRHVLAMDTTFKDDDLMWRAITSKGLADAAYVAIIAWETLAAFVLVAGTWLWVRRDLERARSVSTYGLLMLMLLFGAGFIAIGGEWFAMWQSDDWNGLDAATRVFLLSGVVLLVLHLPTGAPRAAAEES; translated from the coding sequence ATGACCACAACAGGTACCCCCCACTCCACGCGTACCACTCCCCCCACACATACCGCGCTCACCCTCGCCGCGACGGTATTGACGGCGACCGTCGCGCTCTACATCGCCCTCGTGGCGCTCGGCAACATCACCGACTTCGGTTCGAACCAGCAGTTCGTGCGCCATGTCCTCGCGATGGACACCACGTTCAAGGACGACGACCTGATGTGGCGGGCCATCACGTCGAAGGGCCTGGCGGACGCGGCGTACGTGGCGATCATCGCGTGGGAGACACTCGCCGCGTTCGTCCTCGTCGCCGGTACGTGGCTGTGGGTCCGCCGCGACCTCGAACGGGCGCGGAGCGTCTCGACGTACGGCCTGCTGATGCTGATGCTGCTGTTCGGCGCCGGTTTCATCGCGATCGGCGGCGAGTGGTTCGCCATGTGGCAGTCCGACGACTGGAACGGCCTGGACGCGGCGACACGGGTGTTCCTGCTGAGCGGGGTGGTGCTGCTGGTGCTCCACCTGCCCACGGGTGCGCCCCGAGCGGCGGCCGAGGAGTCGTAG
- a CDS encoding calcium-binding protein, whose protein sequence is MPARSASSPVRRLVSRKALRVASALTLTVTTGLTALVALPAGAAEPVATVTMGADGKSFVYKAAPGQTNKVTVEAWEDGGVNLYFMYFIHDVVPIEDPGHVCNYPDPADRTKITCNQHTPDATHKYVMLTMKLGDGNDTVTYNNHTNYEFPTAIELGAGKDTSTQTGSTDVNLVYGGPGDDNITVHDRGRAWGQDGNDTISADGEGSRVDGGTGNDLISGGAGRQTLTGGTGNDTIRGGTGNDLIYGSPGDDILYGNSGNDTIQGNSGNDRLYGGPGKDALSGGPGRNVVHQN, encoded by the coding sequence ATGCCCGCTCGCTCCGCGAGTAGTCCCGTACGCCGGCTCGTCAGCCGCAAGGCGCTCCGCGTGGCCTCGGCACTGACCCTGACCGTCACCACCGGACTGACCGCCCTGGTCGCCCTGCCCGCCGGCGCCGCGGAACCGGTGGCCACCGTGACGATGGGCGCTGACGGCAAGTCCTTCGTCTACAAGGCGGCGCCGGGCCAGACCAACAAGGTGACAGTCGAGGCGTGGGAGGACGGTGGCGTGAATCTCTACTTCATGTACTTCATCCACGACGTCGTCCCGATCGAGGACCCCGGGCACGTCTGCAACTACCCCGACCCCGCAGACCGCACCAAGATCACCTGCAACCAGCACACCCCGGACGCCACCCACAAGTACGTAATGTTGACCATGAAACTCGGCGACGGCAACGACACCGTCACCTACAACAACCACACAAATTACGAATTCCCCACCGCAATCGAGCTGGGCGCCGGAAAGGACACGTCGACCCAGACCGGCAGCACCGACGTCAACCTCGTCTACGGCGGACCCGGCGACGACAACATCACCGTGCACGACCGGGGTAGGGCCTGGGGCCAGGACGGCAACGACACGATCTCCGCCGACGGCGAGGGGAGCCGCGTGGACGGGGGCACGGGCAATGACCTCATCTCCGGGGGTGCGGGCCGGCAGACCCTGACCGGCGGGACCGGCAACGACACGATCCGCGGTGGCACCGGCAACGACCTGATCTACGGCAGCCCGGGCGACGACATCCTCTACGGCAACAGCGGCAACGACACGATCCAGGGCAACAGCGGAAACGACAGGCTGTACGGCGGTCCTGGCAAGGACGCCCTCAGCGGCGGCCCCGGCCGCAACGTCGTCCACCAGAACTGA
- a CDS encoding glycoside hydrolase family 43 protein — MSARPQPSRRLFLGMAATAPLAASGVLTLGAGTAHAADSAYVMCYFTESTSLGAGTDYGLHLAVSPDSLNWTPLNQNNPVVTPTAGALGLRDPFLMRKQDGTFVAIATDLKSTDWSYNSQYIHVWDSADLRTFTGYRRLKLHDMTTHSWAPEAFWDAGRGQYAVIYSAVNSSGHNVIMVNYTSDFVTASAPQVFFDPGYDVIDGDMAVGVNGYNYLFFKKNQTLVSARSTTLNPGSFTEYSAGVAHGGTEAPTVFKSLSSNTWYLWGDTYTPNGVFYAWQTSDLASGTWTALDQKTYTQPVNSKHCGITTITTTEYNNLLTKWGAPAWNRLKSYNYPARYVRHANYVGRIDEYPFDQYTDSEWKLVPGLADSTGISFQSVNYPTRYLRHYNYALQLDVNDGTSTFAGDATFYRTAGLADSSWASFRSYNNPTRYIRHSNYVLRIDPISTTTEKQDATFRVGY; from the coding sequence ATGAGCGCACGACCCCAGCCCTCCCGCCGTCTCTTCCTCGGCATGGCCGCCACCGCCCCGCTCGCCGCGTCCGGCGTCCTGACCCTCGGCGCCGGCACCGCCCACGCGGCCGACTCCGCGTACGTGATGTGCTACTTCACCGAGTCGACGAGCCTCGGCGCCGGCACCGACTACGGCCTCCACCTGGCCGTCAGCCCGGACTCGCTCAACTGGACGCCACTGAACCAGAACAACCCCGTGGTCACCCCCACCGCAGGCGCCCTCGGACTGCGCGACCCGTTCCTCATGCGCAAGCAGGACGGCACGTTCGTCGCCATCGCCACCGACCTCAAGAGCACGGACTGGTCGTACAACAGCCAGTACATCCATGTCTGGGACTCGGCCGACCTGCGCACCTTCACCGGCTACCGGCGCCTGAAACTCCACGACATGACCACGCACAGCTGGGCACCCGAGGCGTTCTGGGACGCGGGCCGGGGCCAGTACGCGGTGATCTACTCGGCGGTCAACTCCAGCGGCCACAACGTGATCATGGTGAACTACACCAGCGACTTCGTCACGGCGTCGGCTCCGCAGGTCTTCTTCGACCCCGGCTACGACGTGATCGACGGTGACATGGCGGTCGGCGTCAACGGCTACAACTACCTCTTCTTCAAGAAGAACCAGACCCTGGTCTCCGCCCGCTCCACGACCCTCAACCCGGGCAGCTTCACCGAGTACAGCGCGGGCGTGGCTCACGGCGGCACGGAAGCCCCGACCGTCTTCAAGTCGCTGTCGTCGAACACCTGGTACCTCTGGGGCGACACCTACACCCCGAACGGTGTCTTCTACGCCTGGCAGACCTCCGACCTGGCCTCCGGCACCTGGACCGCGCTCGACCAGAAGACCTACACGCAGCCGGTCAACTCCAAGCACTGCGGCATCACGACGATCACGACGACCGAGTACAACAACCTGCTCACCAAGTGGGGCGCCCCGGCCTGGAACCGCCTCAAGTCGTACAACTACCCGGCCCGTTACGTCCGCCACGCCAACTACGTCGGCCGCATCGACGAATACCCCTTCGACCAGTACACCGACTCGGAGTGGAAGCTCGTCCCGGGCCTGGCGGACAGCACCGGCATCTCCTTCCAGTCGGTCAACTACCCCACCCGCTATCTCCGCCACTACAACTACGCCCTCCAACTCGACGTCAACGACGGCACGTCGACCTTCGCCGGCGACGCGACCTTCTACCGCACGGCGGGCCTGGCGGACAGCTCCTGGGCATCCTTCCGCTCGTACAACAACCCGACGCGGTACATACGCCACTCGAACTACGTCCTGCGCATCGACCCGATCTCGACGACCACGGAGAAGCAGGACGCCACGTTCCGGGTGGGGTACTGA
- a CDS encoding GNAT family N-acetyltransferase, producing the protein MTPAPGIELRTFTTLYTVRGDLLDVYADVRAPLLHLPNYAVTAFGERLDRHGVESGFGAVLAYVNGHPVGYVYGNTIEHGNRYWQRTVPAPAHEYTERPAVALKEIGVRTQWRGTGTARRLHDAFLATRDEPYVTLMVNRAAGDGKVHALYRSWGYEDIGQSQPSVASPNLVVMIRTTC; encoded by the coding sequence GTGACCCCGGCGCCCGGCATCGAGTTGCGCACGTTCACCACCCTCTACACCGTCCGCGGTGACCTCCTCGATGTGTACGCCGACGTACGGGCCCCGCTGCTCCACCTGCCGAACTACGCGGTCACCGCGTTCGGGGAGCGCCTGGACCGGCATGGCGTCGAGTCGGGTTTCGGGGCTGTGCTCGCGTACGTAAACGGGCATCCGGTCGGATACGTCTACGGCAACACGATCGAGCACGGTAACCGGTACTGGCAGCGCACGGTCCCGGCGCCGGCGCACGAATACACAGAGCGTCCGGCCGTGGCCCTGAAGGAGATCGGCGTACGCACCCAGTGGCGGGGCACGGGTACCGCGCGACGCCTCCACGACGCCTTCCTCGCCACGCGCGACGAGCCGTACGTGACGCTCATGGTCAACCGGGCAGCGGGAGACGGGAAGGTCCACGCGCTCTACCGGTCGTGGGGCTACGAGGACATCGGTCAGAGCCAGCCGTCAGTAGCTTCGCCGAACCTGGTGGTGATGATCCGGACTACCTGCTGA
- a CDS encoding XRE family transcriptional regulator: MGITRNTVLEAWMNEHGHSSNSLADAVNTAVGRLTGRSGGLDGSSVRSWKAGRVRWPKSATRRALEDVSGLPATALGFVPRGQARSTPAASQEDLDMKRRTLVGGIAATAAAAAVPGSGSPRRIGMGDVDRLQQRFAEIIASDHRHGGQLGIEQRAAALADEALNLQIAGSASQRVRGNLYACAASFRSSAMWAAIDGRRYEDAKTHMREAQTLAEMSGDQAIKFRIWSHAGTMYRHMRRPADALAANDVARNLHLTRRDPLFASLGLARQAAIHGAAQDRSGTRRAFEQAQDAMLRADPADYRPVWMLAFYDQAELDSLALSAYLTLGDYPTAEFHAHRCLSALRPHMVRSRAITTTRLAHAQLAQGDGDAATATAMKVPVDVATQHVRVARMLQEFGAALRATGPDGTTVHTWTEHTAAWRMAA, translated from the coding sequence ATGGGCATCACGCGCAACACCGTTCTTGAGGCGTGGATGAACGAGCACGGTCACAGCTCCAACTCCCTTGCCGATGCGGTCAACACGGCCGTGGGGCGACTGACCGGACGGTCCGGCGGGCTGGACGGATCATCCGTCCGCTCCTGGAAAGCGGGGCGGGTACGGTGGCCGAAATCGGCTACCCGCAGGGCCCTTGAGGACGTCAGCGGCCTACCCGCCACGGCTTTAGGGTTCGTGCCACGGGGCCAGGCCCGGTCCACCCCAGCCGCATCGCAGGAGGACCTCGACATGAAGCGCCGTACCCTCGTCGGCGGCATCGCCGCCACTGCCGCAGCAGCAGCCGTGCCCGGCAGTGGATCGCCGCGCCGTATCGGCATGGGCGACGTCGACCGCCTGCAGCAACGCTTCGCGGAGATCATCGCCAGTGACCACCGCCACGGCGGCCAACTCGGCATCGAGCAGCGGGCCGCCGCGCTCGCCGACGAGGCGCTGAACCTACAGATTGCCGGCAGTGCCAGCCAGCGTGTACGCGGCAACCTGTATGCCTGCGCGGCTTCGTTCCGCTCCTCGGCGATGTGGGCGGCGATCGACGGCCGCCGCTACGAGGACGCGAAGACGCACATGCGAGAAGCACAGACCCTCGCCGAGATGTCCGGCGACCAGGCGATCAAGTTCCGCATCTGGAGTCACGCGGGGACCATGTACCGCCACATGAGGCGTCCTGCCGACGCGCTTGCCGCGAACGACGTTGCCCGCAACCTGCACCTCACCCGCCGCGACCCCTTGTTCGCGTCCCTCGGCCTGGCCCGACAGGCGGCCATCCATGGCGCGGCGCAGGACCGCAGCGGCACCCGGCGGGCGTTCGAGCAGGCACAGGACGCCATGCTGCGCGCCGACCCTGCCGACTATCGGCCGGTGTGGATGCTCGCCTTCTACGATCAGGCCGAGCTGGACTCCTTGGCCCTGTCGGCGTATCTGACGCTCGGCGACTACCCGACCGCCGAGTTCCATGCCCACCGTTGTCTGTCTGCCCTCCGGCCCCACATGGTCCGCTCCCGGGCCATCACGACCACCCGACTCGCACACGCCCAACTTGCCCAGGGCGACGGCGATGCCGCCACGGCTACGGCGATGAAAGTCCCCGTCGACGTTGCTACGCAACACGTCCGGGTAGCGCGCATGCTGCAGGAGTTCGGGGCCGCGCTACGAGCCACCGGACCGGACGGCACCACCGTGCACACCTGGACCGAGCACACCGCCGCCTGGAGGATGGCCGCGTGA
- a CDS encoding ATP-binding protein, which yields MTSLSTPVQAAPTGPPAYSQTFPCEPTTASIARKLVRDALAVWHLNDFADPAALIISELVTNAIRHTPGQSIRLLVRRPSTALVRVGVVDRAPTRLPVFNPVAADDESGRGLLLIDELADRWGYDLRGSGRRPWGKEVWAELLTEADQ from the coding sequence ATGACGAGTCTCAGTACGCCAGTTCAGGCTGCCCCGACCGGGCCTCCCGCCTACAGCCAGACCTTCCCGTGCGAGCCGACGACGGCCTCGATAGCCCGCAAGCTCGTCCGCGACGCCCTCGCCGTATGGCACCTGAACGACTTCGCCGACCCCGCAGCGCTGATCATCTCGGAACTGGTCACGAATGCCATCAGACATACCCCGGGCCAGTCGATCCGTCTGCTCGTCCGACGGCCGAGTACGGCGCTGGTCCGCGTCGGGGTGGTGGACCGGGCGCCCACGCGTCTGCCGGTGTTCAACCCTGTCGCTGCCGACGACGAGTCCGGCCGTGGCCTGCTCCTGATCGACGAACTCGCGGACCGCTGGGGCTATGACCTGCGGGGCTCCGGTCGTCGCCCGTGGGGCAAAGAGGTGTGGGCCGAGCTCCTCACCGAGGCCGACCAGTGA
- a CDS encoding radical SAM protein gives MTIPLSNTNDVDWTALRNFAMLRGQLRVSLTPKCNEKCWFCHNEGDVPPPFTHLHRDALPRDREMTAEDFLTVLGALMNAGLKRVYFTGGEPLMSPLSRPILTQLPERGPDTSYTLITNGTLVRTHQKWLSTTALDKVKVSLHYFSDASLKAIANTRIGIATILDGIEAARELFERVELNTLVQRENEHELHDILAFALDRRMPVQFIELVDTDFNTKRKDSAIGAQGIIDHLRTLTRDEEVEVSGVGQGRRIFRIDGIEIDVIHRELGRHHVGQCGACPVRSKCVEGFWSLRVDHAGGVQPCLLRDDLRMDIRPLLADPKQLPAAVARHVSAFTEGTL, from the coding sequence ATGACCATTCCGCTTTCGAACACCAACGACGTGGACTGGACCGCGCTGCGGAACTTCGCCATGCTGCGCGGCCAACTCAGGGTCTCCCTGACCCCGAAATGCAACGAGAAGTGCTGGTTCTGCCACAACGAGGGTGACGTCCCGCCGCCCTTCACACACCTGCACCGCGATGCGCTGCCCCGCGACCGCGAGATGACCGCTGAGGACTTCCTGACCGTCCTGGGCGCCCTGATGAACGCGGGGCTCAAGCGGGTGTACTTCACAGGCGGGGAACCGCTTATGTCGCCCTTGTCCCGGCCGATCCTCACCCAACTCCCCGAACGCGGACCGGACACGAGCTACACCCTGATCACGAACGGAACGCTGGTTCGCACTCATCAGAAATGGCTCTCTACGACCGCCCTGGACAAGGTGAAGGTTTCCCTCCACTACTTCTCGGACGCGTCGCTCAAGGCCATCGCCAATACCCGCATCGGCATCGCGACCATCCTCGACGGGATCGAGGCGGCCCGCGAGCTGTTCGAGCGAGTGGAACTGAACACGCTCGTACAGCGGGAGAACGAACACGAGCTGCACGACATCCTGGCCTTCGCTCTCGACCGTCGTATGCCTGTCCAGTTCATCGAGCTGGTGGACACCGACTTCAACACCAAGCGAAAGGACTCCGCGATCGGCGCCCAAGGCATCATCGATCATCTGCGCACCCTGACCAGGGACGAAGAGGTCGAGGTCTCCGGCGTCGGGCAGGGACGGCGGATCTTCCGCATCGACGGCATCGAGATCGACGTCATCCATCGCGAACTCGGGCGCCACCACGTCGGCCAGTGCGGCGCTTGCCCTGTCAGGTCCAAGTGCGTGGAGGGGTTCTGGTCCCTTCGCGTCGACCACGCCGGCGGAGTCCAACCCTGTCTGTTGCGGGACGACCTCCGCATGGACATCCGGCCTCTGCTGGCTGATCCGAAGCAGCTTCCCGCGGCCGTCGCACGGCACGTCTCGGCCTTCACCGAGGGCACCCTGTGA
- a CDS encoding dTMP kinase: protein MIPLPAPYTPGVAERQGPFVVLEGVSGVGKSTLARRLAKRLGAATIHTLTDPHTNWSDSVNRELRPLPQIAFYLSGLLHVSDLVRQALSVGPVVADRYVVSVMACHAAVNHAGLGQVQEMIAPFLPYLVAPDATFCLVSSGSSLKERMGTKTDVKQDDTDLFDIPGRLARLQQNFHAVIDEDPTAVMLPTDGRSPDDLADAIVKYLEDRRA from the coding sequence GTGATCCCCCTGCCCGCCCCGTACACGCCCGGGGTTGCGGAACGCCAGGGGCCGTTCGTGGTCCTGGAAGGCGTCTCCGGAGTCGGGAAGTCGACGCTTGCCCGAAGGTTGGCCAAGCGGCTCGGCGCCGCAACGATCCATACCCTCACCGATCCGCACACCAACTGGTCCGACTCGGTCAACCGGGAGCTTCGGCCGCTTCCGCAAATTGCCTTCTACCTCTCCGGTCTCCTGCACGTCTCCGACCTCGTACGGCAGGCCCTCAGCGTGGGACCAGTTGTCGCGGACCGCTACGTCGTATCGGTCATGGCCTGCCATGCCGCCGTCAACCACGCCGGCCTGGGCCAGGTGCAAGAAATGATCGCCCCGTTCCTGCCGTACCTCGTGGCGCCTGACGCCACCTTCTGCCTGGTCAGCTCCGGCAGCTCGCTGAAAGAGCGGATGGGCACCAAGACGGACGTGAAGCAGGACGACACCGACCTGTTCGACATCCCCGGCCGTCTTGCCAGGCTCCAGCAAAACTTCCATGCCGTCATCGACGAGGACCCCACGGCAGTCATGCTCCCCACCGATGGTCGCAGCCCGGACGACCTGGCGGATGCCATCGTCAAGTACCTGGAGGACAGGCGTGCTTAA
- a CDS encoding NUDIX hydrolase — protein sequence MSAQPAQPVIDTHVILRDGDKILMSQRGGPYGRYRWHMPSGKLDKGEPLSSGAARELYEETDVTVDPAHLRLVHVVHHRQNEEVERIGFFFEATEWEGTPHNQEPEKCLALAWFSVHDLPEDIIEYPEAGLLGYLNGIDRLNEHGWQ from the coding sequence GTGAGCGCGCAACCCGCACAGCCCGTCATCGACACCCATGTCATCCTCCGCGACGGCGACAAGATCCTCATGTCGCAGCGCGGCGGCCCTTACGGCCGCTATCGGTGGCACATGCCTTCGGGCAAGCTCGACAAGGGCGAGCCGTTGAGTTCCGGCGCCGCTCGGGAGCTGTATGAGGAGACAGACGTCACCGTCGACCCCGCCCACCTTCGCCTCGTGCACGTCGTGCATCACCGGCAGAACGAGGAGGTCGAGCGGATCGGCTTCTTCTTCGAGGCCACCGAGTGGGAGGGAACGCCCCACAACCAGGAACCCGAGAAGTGCCTCGCGCTCGCCTGGTTCAGCGTGCACGATCTGCCCGAGGACATCATCGAGTACCCAGAAGCAGGCCTGCTCGGCTATCTGAACGGCATCGACCGCCTCAACGAGCATGGCTGGCAGTAA